A portion of the Betta splendens chromosome 2, fBetSpl5.4, whole genome shotgun sequence genome contains these proteins:
- the LOC114847713 gene encoding zinc-binding protein A33-like yields MNRTLNSTSQTVSNLTPLQLEEQFRCCICLEIYTNPVSIPCGHNACLDCIEDYWDTKNKPDCPLCKEVFPQRPEPRINHTFADIIDILKRSISTPAEGGDAAAAAPPGGWAPRRVQSAEAPACDVCGDGAAAPCVKSCLVCQASYCDLHLWPHLRDPELQRHRLTEPATFPSSHLCRKHGEPLTMFCKNDRAPVCGKCSRREHKQHKVVVMEKESNKVKAIVREKNVHVQKMIQTRLKKIEEIEKSVDLGKKITQREIENSSQVCTLLISTIQRHRAELVQELERRQEEAEERADELLGDLRQEVNALQASDGELQLLEQAQDPLHVLQSFPSLSALPPDRDWAGVAVHADRCVGALRGAVSALVGVCRAAEKQLCAEEANKLNQYAVHVTLDPNTASDWLAVSADGKKVSCQKKRTPLPSSPLRFDSCVCVLGKQRFTSGRRFWVVQVGDKTDWDLGVARESINRKGLITVRPDSGYWAICRRKGGSLSACTGPSTPLHLHETPHKVGIFLDYDEGSVSFYDAEAKTHIYTYSGCGFSGPLCPYFNPCVQDSGKNAAPLVICPVEV; encoded by the exons GACTACTGGGACACCAAAAACAAGCCGGACTGCCCGCTGTGCAAAGAGGTGTTCCCGCAGCGGCCAGAGCCCCGCATCAACCACACGTTCGCTGATATCATTGACATATTGAAGAG ATCTATATCCAcgccagcagagggaggggatgccgccgccgccgcgccgccgggCGGCTGGGCGCCGCGGCGGGTCCAGAGCGCCGAGGCGCCGGCCTGCGACGTCTGCGGCgacggcgccgcggcgccgtgCGTCAAGTCCTGCCTCGTCTGTCAGGCCTCGTACTGCGACCTGCACCTGTGGCCCCACCTGAGGGACCCGGAGCTGCAGCGGCACCGCCTGACGGAGCCCGCCACCTTCCCCAGCAGCCACCTGTGCAGGAAGCACGGCGAGCCCCTCACCATGTTCTGCAAGAACGACCGCGCGCCCGTGTGCGGGAAGTGCAGCAGGCGGGAGCACAAGCAGCACAAGGTCGTCGTCATGGAGAAGGAGAGCAACAAGGTCAAG GCGATTGTGAGGGAGAAGAATGTTCACGTTCAGAAGATGATCCAGACCAGACTGAAAAAAATAGAGGAGATAGAAAAGTCAGTGGATCTGGGCAAA AAAATCACACAGAGAGAGATTGAGAACAGTTCCCAGGTCTGCACCCTGCTGATAAGCACCATCCAGAGGCACCGGGCGGAGCtggtgcaggagctggagcggcggcaggaggaggccgaggagcggGCCGACGAGCTGCTCGGCGACCTGAGGCAGGAGGTCAACGCGCTGCAGGCGAGCGACggcgagctgcagctgctggagcaggcgCAGGACCCGCTGCACGTGCTGCAG AGCTTCCCGTCTCTCAGCGCGCTGCCACCGGACAGGGACTGGGCCGGGGTGGCGGTGCACGCCGACCGCTGCGTGGGCGCGCTGCGCGGAGCCGTGTCCGCGCTCGTGGGCGTCTGTCGGGCGGctgaaaagcagctgtgtgcGGAAG aGGCAAACAAGCTGAATCAGTATGCAG TTCATGTCACCCTGGATCCCAACACTGCGTCCGACTGGCTGGCCGTGTCCGCGGACGGAAAAAAG GTCAGCTGCCAGAAGAAGAGAACCCCGCTCCCAAGCAGCCCTCTCAGGTTCGACTCCTGCGTCTGTGTCCTGGGGAAACAACGCTTCACGTCCGGAAGGCGCTTCTGGGTGGTGCAG GTGGGGGATAAAACggactgggacctgggcgtCGCCAGAGAGTCCATCAACAGGAAGGGGCTCATCACGGTGCGTCCCGACAGCGGCTACTGGGCCATCTGCCGACGCAAAGGCGGCAGCCTGTCTGCCTGCACCggcccctccacccccctccacctccacgagACCCCCCACAAAGTGGGCATCTTCCTGGACTACGACGAGGGCTCCGTGTCCTTCTACGACGCCGAGGCCAAGACCCACATTTACACGTACAGCGGCTGTGGCTTCAGCGGGCCCCTCTGCCCCTACTTCAACCCCTGCGTTCAGGACAGCGGGAAGAACGCGGCTCCGCTGGTTATTTGCCCTGTTGAAGTCTGA